A genomic region of Prionailurus bengalensis isolate Pbe53 chromosome D1, Fcat_Pben_1.1_paternal_pri, whole genome shotgun sequence contains the following coding sequences:
- the CPSF7 gene encoding cleavage and polyadenylation specificity factor subunit 7 isoform X1, translated as MSEGVDLIDIYADEEFNQDPEFNNTDQIDLYDDVLTATSQPSDDRSSSTEPPPPVRQEPSPKPNNKSPAILYTYSGLRNRRAAVYVGSFSWWTTDQQLIQVIRSIGVYDVVELKFAENRANGQSKGYAEVVVASENSVHKLLELLPGKVLNGEKVDVRPATRQNLSQFEAQARKRECVRVPRGGIPPRAHSRDSSDSADGRATPSENLVPSSARVDKPPSVLPYFNRPPSALPLMGLPPPPIPPPPPLSSSFGVPPPPPGIHYQHLMPPPPRLPPHLAVPPPGAIPPALHLNPAFFPPPNATVGPPPDTYMKASAPYNHHGSRDSGPPPSTVSEAEFEEIMKRNRAISSSAISKAVSGASAGDYSDAIETLLTAIAVIKQSRVANDERCRVLISSLKDCLHGIEAKSYSVGASGSSSRKRHRSRERSPSRSRESSRRHRDLLHNEDRHDDYFQERNREHERHRDRERDRHH; from the exons GACCCGGAGTTCAACAATACAGATCAGATTGACCTGTATGATGACGTGTTGACAGCCACCTCACAGCCCTCAGATGACAGAAGCAGCAGCACTGAGCCACCTCCCCCTGTTCGCCAGGAGCCGTCTCCCAAGCCCAATAACAAGAGCCCTGCAATCCTGTACACGTACAGTGGCCTGCGTAATAGGCGAGCTGCTGTCTATGTGGGCAGCTTCTCCTGG TGGACTACAGACCAGCAGCTGATCCAGGTTATTCGCTCTATAGGAGTCTATGATGTGGTGGAGTTGAAATTTGCAGAGAATCGAGCAAATGGCCAGTCCAAAGG GTATGCTGAGGTGGTGGTAGCCTCTGAAAATTCTGTCCACAAATTGTTGGAACTCCTGCCAGGAAAAGTTCTTAATGGAGAAAAAGTGGACGTGAGGCCGGCCACCCGGCAGAACCTGTCACAGTTTGAGGCACAGGCTCGGAAACGTGAGTGCGTCCGAGTCCCAAGAGGGG GAATACCTCCACGGGCCCATTCCCGGGATTCTAGTGATTCTGCTGATGGACGGGCCACACCCTCTGAGAACCTTGTGCCCTCATCTGCCCGTGTGGATAAGCCCCCCAGTGTGCTGCCCTACTTCAATCGCCCTCCTTCAGCCCTCCCCCTGATgggtctgcccccacccccaattccacCGCCACCCCCTCTCTCCTCAAGCTTTggggtccctcctcctcctcctggcatCCACTACCAGCATCTCATGCCCCCTCCTCCTCGATTACCTCCTCATCTGGCTGTACCTCCCCCTGGGGCCATCCCACCTGCCCTTCACCTCAATCCAGCCTTCTTCCCCCCACCAAATGCTACAGTGGGGCCTCCACCAGATACTTACATGAAGGCCTCAGCACCCTATAACCACCATGGCAG CCGAGATTCGGGCCCTCCGCCCTCCACAGTGAGCGAAGCAGAATTTGAAGAGATCATGAAGCGAAATAGAGCGATTTCCAGCAGTGCCATTTCCAAAGCGGTATCTGGAGCCAGTGCAG GGGATTACAGTGACGCGATTGAGACGCTGCTCACAGCCATTGCTGTTATCAAACAGTCCCGGGTCGCCAATGATGAGCGTTGCCGTGTCCTCATCTCCTCTCTTAAGGACTGTCTTCATGGCATTGAAGCCAAGTCCTACAGTGTGGGTGCCAGCGGGAGCTCGTCCAG GAAAAGACATCGATCCCGAGAGAGGTCACCTAGCCGGTCCCGGGAGAGCAGCAGGAGGCATCGGGACCTGCTTCATAACGAAGATCGACATGATGATTATTTCCAAGAAAGGAACCGGGAGCATGAGCGGCACCGGGATAGAGAGCGGGACCGGCACCACTGA
- the CPSF7 gene encoding cleavage and polyadenylation specificity factor subunit 7 isoform X2: MSEGVDLIDIYADEEFNQDPEFNNTDQIDLYDDVLTATSQPSDDRSSSTEPPPPVRQEPSPKPNNKSPAILYTYSGLRNRRAAVYVGSFSWWTTDQQLIQVIRSIGVYDVVELKFAENRANGQSKGYAEVVVASENSVHKLLELLPGKVLNGEKVDVRPATRQNLSQFEAQARKRIPPRAHSRDSSDSADGRATPSENLVPSSARVDKPPSVLPYFNRPPSALPLMGLPPPPIPPPPPLSSSFGVPPPPPGIHYQHLMPPPPRLPPHLAVPPPGAIPPALHLNPAFFPPPNATVGPPPDTYMKASAPYNHHGSRDSGPPPSTVSEAEFEEIMKRNRAISSSAISKAVSGASAGDYSDAIETLLTAIAVIKQSRVANDERCRVLISSLKDCLHGIEAKSYSVGASGSSSRKRHRSRERSPSRSRESSRRHRDLLHNEDRHDDYFQERNREHERHRDRERDRHH; the protein is encoded by the exons GACCCGGAGTTCAACAATACAGATCAGATTGACCTGTATGATGACGTGTTGACAGCCACCTCACAGCCCTCAGATGACAGAAGCAGCAGCACTGAGCCACCTCCCCCTGTTCGCCAGGAGCCGTCTCCCAAGCCCAATAACAAGAGCCCTGCAATCCTGTACACGTACAGTGGCCTGCGTAATAGGCGAGCTGCTGTCTATGTGGGCAGCTTCTCCTGG TGGACTACAGACCAGCAGCTGATCCAGGTTATTCGCTCTATAGGAGTCTATGATGTGGTGGAGTTGAAATTTGCAGAGAATCGAGCAAATGGCCAGTCCAAAGG GTATGCTGAGGTGGTGGTAGCCTCTGAAAATTCTGTCCACAAATTGTTGGAACTCCTGCCAGGAAAAGTTCTTAATGGAGAAAAAGTGGACGTGAGGCCGGCCACCCGGCAGAACCTGTCACAGTTTGAGGCACAGGCTCGGAAAC GAATACCTCCACGGGCCCATTCCCGGGATTCTAGTGATTCTGCTGATGGACGGGCCACACCCTCTGAGAACCTTGTGCCCTCATCTGCCCGTGTGGATAAGCCCCCCAGTGTGCTGCCCTACTTCAATCGCCCTCCTTCAGCCCTCCCCCTGATgggtctgcccccacccccaattccacCGCCACCCCCTCTCTCCTCAAGCTTTggggtccctcctcctcctcctggcatCCACTACCAGCATCTCATGCCCCCTCCTCCTCGATTACCTCCTCATCTGGCTGTACCTCCCCCTGGGGCCATCCCACCTGCCCTTCACCTCAATCCAGCCTTCTTCCCCCCACCAAATGCTACAGTGGGGCCTCCACCAGATACTTACATGAAGGCCTCAGCACCCTATAACCACCATGGCAG CCGAGATTCGGGCCCTCCGCCCTCCACAGTGAGCGAAGCAGAATTTGAAGAGATCATGAAGCGAAATAGAGCGATTTCCAGCAGTGCCATTTCCAAAGCGGTATCTGGAGCCAGTGCAG GGGATTACAGTGACGCGATTGAGACGCTGCTCACAGCCATTGCTGTTATCAAACAGTCCCGGGTCGCCAATGATGAGCGTTGCCGTGTCCTCATCTCCTCTCTTAAGGACTGTCTTCATGGCATTGAAGCCAAGTCCTACAGTGTGGGTGCCAGCGGGAGCTCGTCCAG GAAAAGACATCGATCCCGAGAGAGGTCACCTAGCCGGTCCCGGGAGAGCAGCAGGAGGCATCGGGACCTGCTTCATAACGAAGATCGACATGATGATTATTTCCAAGAAAGGAACCGGGAGCATGAGCGGCACCGGGATAGAGAGCGGGACCGGCACCACTGA